One region of Marivirga arenosa genomic DNA includes:
- a CDS encoding ABC-F family ATP-binding cassette domain-containing protein: protein MLSINNLDYYIGDRALFNNASLHIKPKDKIGLIGLNGQGKSTLLKIINGDITPDKGEVQMSKDCTIGFLNQDLLSFQSDESILHVAMQAFKEALKLQDKIDGILKKMEEDYSDDLVDKLTKAQEQFEMMEGYSLQAKAEEILEGIGFKTEDLSRPLKTFSGGWRMRVMLAKLLLEKPSLLMLDEPTNHLDLPSIQWIENYLKSYEGAYIIVSHDREFLNRTIDITVEVDQQQLNLYSGNYSFYQEEKALRAELQQNAYENQQQKIKQTEQFISRFRSKATKAKQVQSRVKALDRMDKVEAVVDNNATINFSFKINNKSGRHIVRLQDISKSYGDIKILEHADAHIERGDKIALIGANGKGKSTLLRIIAGEEKIEGKREEGYNVEFGFFAQHQLESLNIQNEILDELKQAGSDRTEMELRNLLGCFLFRDEEVFKKIKVLSGGEKSRVALSKTMISDANFLLLDEPTNHLDMQSENILIQALQQYEGSFITVSHNRYFVSNVANKIWWIEDYQIKEYPGTYEEFQDWFAKREAAKAEEKAFEQELKKEEKKQKQSKPRHNPEDAEYKAKQKELGKIEIQIEKLEVKKSNLEEELAKPSVYGNPDKLFEVNQNFDKVSKELEELTNQWEALAMEIE from the coding sequence ATGCTTTCGATTAACAATTTAGATTATTACATAGGGGATAGAGCATTATTCAATAATGCATCTTTACACATCAAACCCAAAGATAAGATTGGTTTAATTGGTCTTAATGGTCAAGGTAAATCTACACTTCTTAAAATTATCAATGGGGATATAACACCTGATAAAGGAGAAGTACAAATGAGTAAAGATTGTACAATCGGTTTCCTTAATCAAGATTTACTATCCTTTCAATCTGATGAAAGTATTTTGCATGTTGCCATGCAAGCATTTAAAGAAGCTTTAAAGTTGCAGGATAAGATTGACGGCATTTTGAAGAAAATGGAAGAAGATTATTCTGATGACTTAGTTGATAAATTAACGAAAGCACAAGAACAGTTTGAGATGATGGAAGGCTACAGCTTACAAGCTAAGGCTGAGGAGATATTGGAAGGGATTGGTTTTAAAACTGAAGATTTGAGCCGTCCGCTGAAGACATTTTCAGGTGGATGGAGAATGAGAGTTATGCTAGCTAAACTATTACTGGAGAAGCCTTCATTATTAATGCTAGATGAGCCTACTAACCACCTTGATCTGCCCTCAATCCAATGGATTGAAAATTATTTAAAATCATATGAAGGGGCATATATTATAGTTTCGCACGATAGAGAATTCCTAAATAGAACGATTGACATTACGGTTGAGGTTGATCAGCAACAATTGAATTTATATTCAGGTAATTATAGTTTCTATCAGGAAGAAAAAGCATTAAGAGCTGAATTGCAGCAAAATGCTTATGAAAATCAACAGCAAAAAATAAAGCAGACTGAGCAATTTATTAGTCGATTTAGGTCAAAAGCTACAAAAGCAAAGCAAGTACAGTCTAGGGTAAAAGCTTTAGACAGAATGGATAAAGTAGAGGCTGTTGTGGATAATAATGCTACCATTAATTTTAGCTTTAAAATCAATAATAAGTCGGGTCGTCACATTGTGAGACTGCAAGATATTTCTAAATCATACGGTGATATAAAAATATTAGAACATGCTGATGCTCATATTGAAAGAGGCGATAAGATAGCCTTGATTGGGGCTAATGGTAAAGGTAAATCTACTTTACTACGGATTATCGCTGGGGAAGAAAAAATTGAAGGTAAGCGAGAGGAAGGCTATAATGTAGAGTTTGGATTTTTTGCGCAGCATCAGCTTGAATCATTAAACATACAAAATGAGATTTTAGATGAATTGAAGCAAGCAGGGAGTGATAGAACTGAAATGGAATTACGAAATCTACTGGGTTGTTTTCTTTTCAGAGATGAAGAAGTGTTTAAGAAAATAAAAGTATTATCGGGAGGTGAGAAGTCTCGTGTTGCATTATCCAAAACCATGATTTCAGACGCAAATTTCTTGCTATTGGATGAGCCCACTAACCACTTGGATATGCAATCTGAGAACATATTGATTCAGGCACTACAGCAATATGAAGGTTCTTTTATAACCGTATCTCACAACAGATATTTTGTTTCTAATGTAGCCAATAAGATTTGGTGGATAGAAGATTATCAAATCAAGGAATATCCTGGTACTTATGAAGAATTTCAAGATTGGTTTGCCAAAAGAGAGGCTGCTAAAGCAGAGGAAAAAGCTTTTGAACAAGAGTTAAAGAAAGAAGAGAAAAAACAAAAGCAAAGCAAACCGAGACATAACCCAGAAGACGCTGAATACAAGGCTAAACAGAAAGAATTAGGCAAAATTGAAATTCAAATTGAAAAGCTAGAAGTTAAAAAGAGTAATTTAGAAGAAGAATTAGCAAAACCTTCAGTTTATGGTAATCCTGATAAATTATTTGAGGTAAACCAAAACTTTGATAAAGTAAGTAAAGAGTTGGAAGAGTTGACTAATCAATGGGAAGCCTTAGCGATGGAAATAGAGTGA
- a CDS encoding sensor histidine kinase — protein sequence MIISFLHQRNNAWLKLIIIFLLLLSLCTLLFMYYGQSLWASLIDNSIFSLLLFSAFIILENVFKNYIPTAKNRILVYIIPLVISIAILFLGDFILQKFAISSEINQDFLDQVFVLRAFIISIILVFYTVLININAKIKEQKEIEERENKIQQLAKESELYQLKQQLQPHFLFNSLNSISALINQKPEKAREMTLQLSDFLRNTIKKEANNWITAEEELKFLKLFTDIENVRFGHRLAIKFQFNDELMEMKLPHLLIQPILENAIKHSLYTLENDVEINVLFDQYQNNLRVRITNPYDSKVGQAKGSGFGLDAVNRRLFLIFGRYDLLKITDQDQTFMVDLTIPQQK from the coding sequence ATGATAATTAGTTTTCTTCATCAGCGGAATAATGCATGGCTTAAACTAATTATCATATTTCTATTATTATTGTCACTTTGCACGTTACTTTTCATGTATTATGGGCAAAGTTTATGGGCATCTTTAATTGATAATTCCATATTCAGTTTATTGCTTTTTTCAGCATTTATCATTTTAGAAAATGTATTTAAGAACTATATACCTACAGCTAAAAACCGCATATTAGTTTACATTATTCCACTTGTAATTTCTATTGCTATATTGTTTTTGGGAGATTTCATACTTCAAAAATTTGCTATTTCTTCAGAAATAAATCAGGATTTTTTGGATCAAGTATTTGTTTTAAGAGCCTTTATAATTTCTATAATTTTAGTTTTTTACACAGTTTTAATTAACATAAATGCTAAAATAAAAGAACAGAAAGAGATTGAAGAAAGAGAAAATAAGATTCAGCAATTAGCGAAAGAATCAGAATTATATCAGCTAAAACAGCAATTACAGCCTCATTTTTTATTCAATAGTTTGAATTCTATTAGTGCCTTAATTAATCAAAAACCAGAAAAGGCGCGAGAAATGACTTTACAGCTTTCTGACTTTTTGCGAAACACAATTAAGAAAGAAGCCAATAATTGGATTACTGCGGAAGAGGAATTGAAATTTTTAAAATTATTCACTGATATAGAAAATGTCCGCTTTGGTCATAGGTTAGCAATAAAGTTTCAATTCAATGATGAGCTTATGGAAATGAAACTTCCTCATTTATTGATTCAGCCTATATTAGAAAATGCTATTAAGCATAGTTTGTATACTCTAGAAAATGATGTTGAAATCAATGTTTTATTTGATCAATATCAAAATAATTTAAGAGTAAGGATTACAAATCCATATGATTCAAAAGTTGGACAGGCAAAAGGAAGTGGATTTGGACTTGATGCAGTTAATAGAAGGCTTTTCCTTATTTTTGGCAGATATGATTTATTAAAAATTACAGATCAAGATCAGACCTTTATGGTAGATTTAACTATCCCTCAACAAAAATGA
- a CDS encoding LiaF transmembrane domain-containing protein encodes MENRNRYSGKNNFSFGFILLFIGSVLLLDRLDVISFSWVFSWPFIMIGFGVFLLIRHEGKNLFGVFLILFGTFFYLRRENWIPDEYYEFILPIGIIAVGLYLILNRRSKGSSDEFSDEEKKSFESSDPQIVNSDYIKAESVFAGLQRRLITKDFKGGKITTAFGGADIDLSKAEIKDKAVLDVEVIFGGLKLIIPPHWEVQADVSNVFSGIEDKRAFPSINESDKKTLYIKGSVSFGGLQFKSY; translated from the coding sequence ATGGAAAATAGAAATCGGTATTCAGGAAAGAATAACTTCTCCTTTGGTTTTATTCTACTCTTCATTGGTAGTGTTTTATTATTAGATAGACTTGATGTTATTAGCTTTAGCTGGGTCTTTAGTTGGCCGTTTATCATGATTGGCTTTGGTGTATTTTTACTAATACGGCATGAGGGAAAGAATTTATTTGGTGTATTTCTAATCCTCTTTGGGACCTTCTTTTATCTCAGAAGAGAAAATTGGATACCCGATGAATATTATGAATTTATATTACCAATTGGGATAATAGCAGTTGGTCTGTATTTGATTTTGAATAGGCGATCTAAAGGTTCTTCGGATGAATTCTCTGATGAGGAAAAAAAAAGCTTTGAATCATCAGATCCTCAAATAGTGAATAGTGATTATATCAAAGCTGAATCAGTATTTGCAGGATTACAAAGAAGGTTAATAACTAAAGACTTTAAAGGTGGTAAAATTACTACAGCTTTTGGAGGTGCAGATATTGACTTGTCGAAGGCTGAAATAAAGGATAAAGCGGTCTTAGATGTTGAAGTTATTTTTGGAGGTTTAAAATTAATTATTCCACCTCATTGGGAAGTTCAAGCAGATGTAAGTAATGTCTTTTCTGGCATAGAAGATAAAAGAGCGTTTCCTTCTATTAATGAAAGTGATAAAAAAACACTTTATATTAAGGGCTCAGTTAGTTTTGGCGGACTCCAATTTAAATCTTATTAA
- a CDS encoding S41 family peptidase, which produces MKKLTLILALALITYHGFSQGTMLLRQPTISNEHVVYVYANDLWKAPISGGDAIRLTTNEGYESSPHFSDDGKWIAFSAQYDGNTDVYVMPAEGGSPKRLTFHPDSDYVQGWSPEGDIIFRTGRQAHPTKTSQLYTVKAEGSFPQPLIDIRAAYGEVSADGKHLAYTPITSWDPEWRNYRGGQAMPIWILNLESKELVRTPQKDKERHLDPVWVGNKVYYLSERDYVSNIWSFDISSQEEEQITFHKKFDIKSLDAFGDQIVYEQGGYLHLLNTADKSTKQLEINVAGDLNFSRERWEDVNANNVTNPNLSPNGKRAIFEYRGDIFTFPKEEGSWRNITQSSGIADRFPIWSPKGDKIAWFSDESGEYQLVVASQFGENKKSYPLKNPTFYFTPDWSPDGKHISYTDTDYNLWYINIENGAVKKVDTDGYAHPNRTMNPNWSPDSRYIAYEKQQDSHFKAIFIYDIQTGKATQVSDPLADATSPVWDQSGDYLYFLASTDYGLNSGWLDMSSYDPSITRSLYAVVLSTNGTAPNLPESDEEDAKASTDEKDDKEDKDESKAIQIDFNTIQERVVALKLDARNYQFIKSAQAHSLYIAESIPNQRGLKVHSYDVKKEKADDFAEGISQMVLSKDGQHTLFQQNGSWSITSTKGKAKPDDKISVSASMKVNPKAEYAQIFKEGWRFMRDFLYVDNVHGAPWDKVYSWYQPWVKYVNHRTDLNYLVDILSGEVAIGHSYVSGGDMPDLDRIPVGLLGADYEIANGYYRIKKIYDGEHWNPDIESPLGLTGQNINVGDYIVEVNGRRLTANDNIYDLFAQTSGRVVSLMVNDNASMSGARRVYVKPVSSEYRLRYIDWVEGNRRKVDEMSNGKLAYVYIPNTSGPGFTSFNRYYFAQQDKKGVVLDERNNGGGSAADYMIDILTREPIGYFNSKAGDNRPWTSPIAGIWGPKVMIINERAGSGGDLLPYMFKKKDIGPLVGTRTWGGLVGTWDTPRFIDGGRMVAPRGGFYDTDGEWAVEGEGIAPDVEVIDDPKMALEGRDAQLEKAVEQALKLLETEEFNMKAEPEAPVRWKRPEGWDKD; this is translated from the coding sequence ATGAAGAAACTTACATTAATTCTAGCGCTAGCTTTAATTACCTATCATGGCTTTAGCCAAGGTACAATGTTGTTAAGGCAACCCACTATTTCCAACGAACATGTAGTATATGTTTACGCCAATGATCTTTGGAAAGCTCCCATATCAGGTGGGGATGCCATCAGATTAACCACCAATGAAGGTTATGAATCATCCCCTCATTTTTCTGATGATGGAAAGTGGATTGCATTTAGCGCCCAATATGATGGTAATACTGATGTATATGTGATGCCTGCTGAGGGGGGTTCTCCTAAAAGACTAACTTTCCACCCTGATTCTGATTATGTTCAAGGCTGGTCACCAGAAGGGGACATAATATTTAGAACTGGAAGACAGGCGCATCCTACTAAAACATCACAGTTATATACAGTAAAAGCAGAAGGTAGCTTTCCTCAACCCTTAATTGATATAAGAGCTGCATATGGAGAAGTATCAGCTGATGGAAAGCATTTAGCCTATACTCCAATAACTTCTTGGGATCCAGAGTGGAGGAATTATCGTGGTGGCCAGGCAATGCCTATTTGGATTCTGAATTTGGAATCAAAAGAATTAGTACGAACCCCCCAAAAAGATAAAGAAAGACATTTAGATCCAGTTTGGGTAGGAAATAAAGTGTATTATCTATCTGAAAGAGATTACGTTAGTAATATTTGGAGTTTTGATATTTCCTCTCAGGAAGAAGAACAAATTACATTTCATAAGAAATTTGATATTAAAAGTTTAGATGCTTTTGGAGATCAGATTGTGTACGAACAAGGTGGATATCTTCATTTACTTAATACTGCTGATAAAAGCACAAAACAGTTGGAAATCAATGTAGCAGGAGATTTAAATTTCAGCCGTGAAAGATGGGAAGATGTAAATGCGAATAATGTTACAAATCCGAATTTATCGCCTAATGGAAAGAGAGCGATATTCGAATATAGAGGTGATATTTTTACATTTCCTAAAGAGGAGGGGAGTTGGAGAAACATCACACAAAGCAGTGGTATTGCTGATAGATTTCCTATTTGGTCGCCAAAAGGAGATAAAATCGCATGGTTTTCAGATGAAAGCGGAGAATATCAATTGGTAGTAGCTTCTCAATTTGGAGAGAATAAGAAATCGTATCCTTTAAAGAATCCTACTTTCTATTTCACACCAGACTGGTCTCCGGATGGAAAGCATATTAGTTATACCGATACCGATTATAACTTATGGTATATCAATATAGAAAATGGAGCTGTTAAGAAAGTAGATACAGATGGATATGCTCATCCTAATAGGACAATGAATCCTAATTGGTCTCCTGACAGTAGGTACATTGCTTATGAAAAGCAGCAGGATAGTCATTTTAAAGCGATTTTTATTTATGATATTCAAACTGGTAAAGCAACACAGGTTTCGGATCCTTTAGCAGATGCAACCTCACCTGTATGGGATCAATCTGGAGATTATCTTTATTTCTTAGCAAGCACAGATTACGGTCTAAATTCTGGCTGGTTAGATATGAGTTCTTATGACCCATCTATTACAAGAAGCCTTTATGCTGTAGTACTTTCCACAAATGGGACAGCACCTAATCTTCCTGAAAGCGATGAAGAGGATGCTAAAGCTTCAACAGATGAAAAGGATGATAAAGAAGACAAGGATGAATCAAAAGCCATTCAAATAGATTTTAATACTATTCAAGAAAGAGTTGTCGCCTTAAAATTAGATGCTCGTAATTATCAATTTATTAAATCTGCTCAGGCTCACAGCTTATATATAGCGGAGTCTATTCCTAATCAAAGAGGTTTGAAAGTACATAGCTATGATGTGAAAAAGGAAAAAGCGGATGATTTTGCTGAGGGAATAAGCCAGATGGTATTATCAAAAGATGGTCAGCATACCTTATTTCAGCAAAATGGTAGCTGGAGTATTACTTCAACCAAAGGAAAAGCTAAACCAGATGATAAAATTTCAGTATCTGCGTCCATGAAAGTTAATCCTAAGGCAGAATATGCACAAATTTTCAAAGAAGGATGGAGATTTATGCGTGACTTCCTGTATGTAGATAATGTACATGGTGCACCTTGGGATAAGGTATATAGTTGGTATCAACCATGGGTGAAATATGTGAATCATAGAACAGATTTAAATTATTTAGTTGATATTTTGAGTGGTGAAGTTGCTATTGGTCATTCCTATGTTTCAGGTGGAGATATGCCAGATTTAGACAGAATACCTGTTGGCCTGCTTGGAGCTGATTATGAAATAGCAAATGGATATTATCGCATAAAAAAAATATATGATGGAGAGCATTGGAATCCTGATATAGAATCGCCTCTCGGGTTGACAGGTCAAAATATTAATGTAGGAGATTATATAGTGGAAGTGAACGGTAGAAGGTTAACAGCAAATGATAATATTTATGATCTTTTTGCTCAGACTTCTGGTAGAGTGGTTTCTTTAATGGTAAATGATAATGCTTCAATGTCTGGAGCTAGGAGAGTATATGTGAAACCAGTATCTAGTGAATATAGATTAAGATATATTGATTGGGTTGAGGGGAATAGAAGAAAAGTAGATGAAATGTCAAATGGGAAACTGGCGTATGTATATATTCCAAATACGAGCGGTCCTGGATTTACTAGTTTTAACAGATATTATTTTGCTCAGCAAGACAAAAAAGGAGTAGTCTTAGATGAAAGAAATAATGGAGGAGGTTCTGCTGCAGATTATATGATTGATATCTTAACTAGAGAACCTATTGGTTATTTTAATAGTAAAGCAGGAGATAATCGTCCGTGGACTTCACCAATTGCAGGTATTTGGGGACCTAAGGTGATGATTATTAATGAAAGAGCAGGCTCAGGTGGTGATTTACTTCCTTATATGTTTAAGAAAAAAGACATTGGTCCATTGGTTGGAACTCGCACATGGGGAGGATTAGTAGGGACATGGGATACACCTCGATTTATTGATGGAGGTAGAATGGTAGCGCCAAGAGGAGGTTTTTATGATACTGATGGAGAATGGGCAGTAGAAGGCGAAGGTATAGCTCCAGATGTTGAAGTGATTGACGACCCTAAAATGGCATTAGAAGGTAGAGATGCACAATTAGAAAAAGCAGTGGAGCAAGCATTAAAACTATTGGAAACGGAAGAGTTTAATATGAAGGCAGAACCGGAAGCACCGGTTAGATGGAAACGACCAGAAGGCTGGGATAAAGATTGA
- a CDS encoding tetratricopeptide repeat-containing sensor histidine kinase, producing MEIFEELFKNATLSPEVRLKYAKAAYDKAATLENSRWLFKTNLQLGHIYKKTGDLEKSFSHYIQGLREAEKQRDNKRIALIYSSLGTLYRVSEDYDKAIKHYKLGINYLRKGKTKSDSTNLAKSLMNTGEFYRILGKYDSANLYFEESAIIFQQIDYLMGTAYTIGNMGLVHAQKGEHQIAKIKMDSASAILEKLEDFYPIAVYDTYLADIYKENNDLERAIEYAKHSLKIAEEHSLKEQIRDANLKLSELYGAQNDFRKAYFHQSQYLIYRDSINSEEKIREIADLRTEYEVNKREAEIALLKSEKRTQYIIFISMAVIIVLLGLVSFLYYRNSRKRHTLNLILKERKEEAEAQRDQLEAINETREKFLSIIAHDLMGPVNSFKGLSTIMKMSIDNQDLKDLNDIHKVFDKSISNLSSLLSNLLDWSVTQQGNIPYHPEKIELKLIVNELEDLFFNMAEGKQIKLRTTVPDQAYLWADVNSVKTILRNLVSNALKFTDNKGQVNVMAEEQNKFVRIKVQDSGIGMPKHKVDLLLNEDNFQISQGTKGEKGVGLGLQLVKEFVKINKGKIEIESEIDKGTTFHIYLPKYEK from the coding sequence TTGGAAATTTTTGAGGAATTATTTAAAAACGCAACACTTTCACCAGAAGTAAGACTTAAGTACGCAAAAGCAGCATATGACAAAGCCGCTACCTTAGAAAATAGCAGGTGGTTATTTAAAACCAATCTCCAGCTGGGCCATATATATAAGAAAACAGGTGATTTGGAAAAATCCTTCTCACATTATATACAGGGATTACGAGAAGCTGAAAAACAAAGAGACAACAAAAGAATTGCATTAATATATAGTTCTCTTGGCACTTTGTACCGAGTTAGTGAAGACTATGACAAAGCAATTAAGCATTACAAATTAGGAATAAATTATTTAAGGAAAGGCAAAACAAAAAGCGACTCAACTAATTTGGCTAAAAGCCTGATGAACACAGGAGAGTTTTATAGAATCCTCGGAAAATATGATTCAGCCAATTTATATTTTGAAGAATCTGCCATAATTTTCCAGCAAATTGATTATTTGATGGGTACTGCCTATACTATTGGCAATATGGGCTTGGTGCATGCTCAAAAAGGTGAACATCAAATAGCTAAAATAAAGATGGACTCAGCATCGGCAATCTTGGAGAAATTGGAGGATTTTTACCCTATTGCAGTTTACGATACCTACCTTGCTGATATCTACAAAGAAAACAATGATTTAGAACGTGCAATAGAATATGCAAAGCACAGTCTAAAAATAGCTGAAGAACATTCATTAAAAGAGCAAATTCGTGATGCTAACCTGAAATTATCTGAATTATATGGTGCCCAAAATGATTTCCGAAAAGCATATTTTCATCAAAGTCAGTACCTAATTTACCGAGACAGCATCAATAGTGAAGAAAAAATACGGGAAATAGCAGATTTAAGAACTGAATATGAAGTCAACAAACGAGAAGCTGAGATTGCTCTATTAAAAAGCGAGAAAAGAACGCAATATATCATTTTCATCTCTATGGCAGTTATAATAGTATTATTAGGCTTAGTCAGCTTTTTATATTATCGTAACAGCAGAAAAAGGCATACACTCAATTTAATCTTAAAGGAAAGAAAGGAAGAAGCGGAAGCTCAAAGAGATCAACTGGAAGCCATAAATGAAACAAGGGAAAAGTTTTTATCCATTATTGCCCATGACTTAATGGGACCTGTGAATTCTTTCAAGGGCTTATCTACCATCATGAAAATGAGTATAGATAATCAGGACCTCAAAGATTTGAATGACATCCATAAAGTATTTGATAAATCCATCAGTAATTTATCGTCCCTACTTTCAAATTTGTTGGATTGGTCAGTTACGCAGCAAGGAAATATTCCCTATCACCCTGAGAAGATAGAACTAAAACTTATAGTTAATGAGTTAGAAGATTTATTTTTTAATATGGCTGAAGGTAAACAGATAAAACTACGTACCACTGTTCCTGATCAAGCCTATTTGTGGGCTGATGTCAATAGTGTTAAAACTATATTACGAAACTTGGTTAGTAATGCATTAAAATTCACGGATAATAAAGGACAGGTAAATGTAATGGCAGAGGAACAGAATAAATTTGTTCGTATAAAAGTTCAAGATAGTGGGATTGGTATGCCAAAACATAAAGTCGATCTGTTGCTGAATGAAGATAACTTTCAAATCAGTCAGGGAACAAAAGGTGAAAAAGGCGTTGGGTTAGGCCTACAACTAGTGAAAGAGTTTGTTAAAATTAATAAGGGAAAAATAGAAATTGAAAGTGAAATTGATAAAGGAACTACTTTTCACATTTACTTACCGAAATATGAAAAGTAG
- a CDS encoding RNA polymerase sigma factor, with the protein MKVFINKSKTEEDLIAGCIKQKASAQKALFDKYSGRMLSLCRRYVKDMLEAEGVMITAFTKIFERINQYTGEGNFEGWMKRIMVNESLQYLRKHKNMQLNMDIEEAHHLPNYDAMEDHLQTEDLMQMISELPVGYRTVFNLYAIEGYSHKEIAEQLNINENTSKSQLSRARTFLQKRLAEMEQEIAIGHGNS; encoded by the coding sequence ATGAAAGTGTTTATCAACAAATCTAAAACGGAAGAAGACTTAATAGCAGGCTGTATTAAGCAGAAAGCAAGTGCTCAGAAAGCCTTGTTTGATAAATATTCCGGAAGGATGCTAAGCCTTTGCAGAAGGTATGTAAAAGACATGCTTGAAGCTGAAGGTGTGATGATCACAGCTTTCACCAAAATATTTGAGAGAATAAATCAATATACAGGTGAAGGCAATTTTGAAGGCTGGATGAAACGCATCATGGTAAATGAATCGCTACAGTATTTGAGAAAGCATAAAAATATGCAACTCAATATGGATATAGAAGAAGCGCATCATTTACCGAATTATGACGCAATGGAAGATCATTTGCAAACTGAAGATTTAATGCAAATGATATCGGAACTACCGGTTGGGTATAGAACAGTTTTTAACCTCTATGCCATTGAAGGTTATTCTCATAAGGAGATAGCTGAACAATTAAATATTAATGAAAATACATCGAAATCTCAGTTAAGCCGAGCAAGAACATTTTTACAAAAGCGCTTAGCAGAGATGGAACAAGAAATAGCAATAGGTCATGGAAACTCATAA
- a CDS encoding LytR/AlgR family response regulator transcription factor → MKRTIIIDDEPLAVSLVEEYLQKHTDFEIVKTCNNGFEGIKAIHEYNPDLIFLDVQMPKINGFEMLELLDEVPSVIFTTAFDEYALKAFEVHAVDYLLKPFSQDRFDSALNKYKEANHAKNISKLIEDENLLQKEFLNRIVLKEKNDIKIIPVEELIFLEANDDYVNINTNDGKFLKNKTLSYFENSLDHKVFVRVHRSYIVKVAEITKIEHYKKDSYIVILKSGEQIPVSKTGYPKLKNALGL, encoded by the coding sequence ATGAAAAGAACCATAATTATTGATGATGAACCACTTGCAGTTAGCCTTGTAGAGGAATATCTACAAAAGCATACTGATTTTGAAATAGTAAAAACCTGTAATAATGGTTTTGAAGGAATAAAAGCCATTCATGAGTATAATCCAGATTTAATATTTTTGGATGTTCAAATGCCAAAAATTAATGGTTTTGAGATGCTTGAATTACTAGATGAAGTTCCTTCAGTAATTTTCACTACAGCCTTTGATGAGTATGCTTTAAAAGCCTTTGAAGTTCATGCTGTTGATTATTTATTAAAACCATTTTCACAAGACCGTTTTGATTCTGCATTAAATAAGTATAAAGAAGCGAATCACGCAAAAAATATTTCTAAGCTGATAGAGGATGAAAATCTACTCCAGAAAGAATTCCTTAATCGAATAGTGCTAAAGGAAAAAAATGATATTAAAATCATTCCTGTTGAGGAGTTAATATTTTTGGAGGCTAATGATGACTATGTAAATATTAACACTAATGACGGGAAGTTTTTAAAGAATAAGACCTTAAGCTATTTTGAGAATAGTCTTGATCATAAAGTCTTTGTTCGAGTTCATCGCTCTTATATTGTAAAGGTAGCTGAAATCACTAAAATTGAGCATTATAAAAAGGATAGTTATATCGTGATTTTAAAATCAGGTGAGCAAATTCCAGTCAGTAAAACAGGTTACCCAAAACTAAAAAATGCTTTAGGGTTATAA